One Candidatus Eremiobacteraceae bacterium genomic window carries:
- a CDS encoding non-heme iron oxygenase ferredoxin subunit, giving the protein MATLLEVAKTDDVPAGKIKVVEAGGRRIALCNYQGTIYAIADECTHDRGPLDQGELIGCEVECPRHGARFDIETGRATRLPAVRPVKTYPVVITDGAIAVEVDQ; this is encoded by the coding sequence GTGGCCACGCTGCTCGAAGTCGCCAAGACCGATGACGTTCCGGCCGGCAAGATCAAAGTGGTCGAAGCCGGCGGCCGGCGCATCGCACTGTGCAACTATCAAGGGACCATCTACGCCATCGCCGATGAATGCACGCACGATCGAGGACCGCTCGACCAGGGCGAGCTGATCGGCTGCGAGGTCGAGTGTCCGCGCCACGGCGCACGGTTCGACATCGAGACCGGGCGCGCAACGCGTCTGCCGGCGGTGCGTCCCGTCAAGACCTATCCCGTCGTCATCACCGACGGCGCCATCGCGGTAGAGGTGGACCAGTGA